One Actinomycetota bacterium genomic window, TGCTTCCGGATGAGCAGGTTCATCACCGCAACGGAGTTCGCGACGACAACCAGCCCGAGAACCTCGAACTCTGGGTCCGGCCGCAACCCTCGGGCATCAGAGCGACCGACGCTGTCGTCTGGGCAAGGGAGATACTGCGTC contains:
- a CDS encoding HNH endonuclease gives rise to the protein LPDEQVHHRNGVRDDNQPENLELWVRPQPSGIRATDAVVWAREILRRYEEGGSHLQQRSTKR